A stretch of Triticum aestivum cultivar Chinese Spring chromosome 1D, IWGSC CS RefSeq v2.1, whole genome shotgun sequence DNA encodes these proteins:
- the LOC123181444 gene encoding AT-hook motif nuclear-localized protein 10, whose amino-acid sequence MEAKDVAPLAAATAAAPTAPAPAPAAAPAPAPVSQAKPQPQPHTQPPPIASMPPPPHPFAHHQHHQHHQHQQQQQPPAGSANPAAPMPGGGMRLSFDQMVGKPPGEHHPHQHQHPHQHQHQHQHPHQHHPPGPMLYAAPPPHAVAPPPGSNALGMGDLMRKKRGRPRKYAPDGSMALALAPLSSASGGAAPPPPPGQQHGFSISSPPSDPNAKRRGRPPGSGKKKQFEALGSWGISFTPHILSVKAGEDVASKIMSFSQQGPRTVCILSANGAISNVTLRQPATSGGLVTYEGRFEIISLSGSFLLAEDGDTRSRTGGLSVALAGSDGRVLGGCVAGQLTAATPVQVVVASFIAEGKKSKPAEPRKVEPMSAPPQMATYVPAPVASPPSEGTSSASSDDSGSPINHGGMPYNHSGGQQHQQQHMPPTYASGGWSLSAHHQNNNRHDADMKMMSN is encoded by the exons ATGGAGGCCAAGGACgtcgcgccgctcgccgccgccaccgccgccgcccccaccgcgccggcgccggccccggccgctgcccctgcccctgccccgGTTTCGCAGGcaaagccgcagccgcagccgcacacGCAGCCACCGCCGATCgcctccatgccgccgccgccgcatccgtTCGCGCACCATCAGCACCACCAACATCACCAgcaccagcagcaacagcagccGCCGGCTGGGTCGGCGAACCCTGCCGCGCCCATGCCGGGAGGCGGCATGAGGCTCTCGTTCGACCAGATGGTGGGGAAGCCGCCCGGGGAGCACCACCCTCACCAGCACCAGCACCCGCATCAGCatcagcaccagcaccagcacccgCACCAGCATCACCCTCCGGGCCCCATGCtctacgccgcgccgccgccccacgctgTGGCGCCACCGCCGGGCAGCAATGCGCTCGGCATGGGCGACCTTATGCGCAAGAAGCGGGGCCGCCCGCGCAAGTACGCGCCCGACGGGAGCATGGCCCTCGCGCTCGCGCCCCTCTCCTCCGCCTCTGGcggcgccgcgccgcccccgcctCCAGGCCAGCAGCACGGCTTCTCCATCAGCAGCCCCCCGTCTGATCCCAACGCCAAGCGCCGCGGCCGCCCCCCTGGCTCCGGCAAGAAGAAGCAGTTCGAAGCACTCG GGTCGTGGGGTATCTCCTTCACTCCGCACATCCTCTCCGTCAAGGCCGGCGAG GATGTtgcttcaaaaataatgtccttctCACAGCAAGGACCTCGCACAGTTTGCATTCTTTCAGCAAATGGTGCAATAAGCAATGTAACACTTCGGCAGCCAGCTACATCTGGTGGACTGGTGACTTATGAG GGTCGATTTGAGATCATCTCCCTATCTGGTTCATTCCTACTTGCAGAAGATGGTGACACCCGTAGCAGGACTGGTGGATTGAGCGTTGCACTTGCAGGATCTGATGGCCGGGTTCTTGGTGGATGTGTAGCTGGGCAGCTAACGGCTGCGACACCTGTTCAG GTTGTCGTGGCTAGTTTCATAGCCGAAGGTAAAAAATCAAAGCCCGCTGAGCCACGGAAGGTTGAACCGATGTCCGCACCTCCACAGATGGCCACCTATGTGCCAGCTCCAGTGGCCAGCCCTCCCTCAGAGGGCACATCCAGcgcatcatccgatgactccggtAGCCCCATCAACCACGGCGGGATGCCCTACAACCACTCTGGTGggcagcagcaccagcagcagcacatGCCCCCTACGTACGCATCCGGCGGCTGGTCGCTCTCGGCGCACCATCAGAACAACAACAGGCATGACGCCGACATGAAGATGATGTCGAACTAA